One stretch of Streptomyces sp. NBC_01142 DNA includes these proteins:
- a CDS encoding SCO1860 family LAETG-anchored protein, which produces MNSNTFRMPARTRAHRCAAATTAAALFACPLAVVALAAPAHATGGGGDGRASAAVLRTGLDVSLVDKTVDVPLKATLNEVQAPASAEKTVLAVQLDGVDRGRPFQVLRADVATAKATADRHRAEGFARLARARVHVPGLPLLSLIEVEKVTSKAVCEAGKQPVAESNLLGRVRVLGKKVTLTTGGTTRVEAPGVGEVTLDLSKTRTTSRTAAATALELKVSVNPLELNVAEVAGTVTLAEATCESPETPKAPVEQETPAAESPAGPGVEAQSGSEPAKENLAKTGGSSTTRYIAGGAVVLLAFGGAAMVLARARARS; this is translated from the coding sequence TTGAACAGCAACACCTTCCGCATGCCCGCACGCACCCGCGCACATCGCTGCGCCGCCGCGACGACCGCCGCCGCGCTGTTCGCATGCCCCCTGGCCGTCGTTGCCCTCGCCGCCCCGGCGCACGCCACCGGGGGCGGTGGCGACGGGCGGGCGAGTGCGGCGGTCCTGCGTACCGGTCTCGATGTGTCCCTGGTCGACAAGACCGTCGACGTCCCCCTCAAAGCCACGCTCAACGAGGTGCAGGCCCCCGCGAGCGCCGAGAAGACCGTGCTGGCAGTGCAGTTGGACGGGGTCGACCGGGGCAGGCCCTTCCAGGTGCTGCGGGCGGACGTGGCCACCGCCAAGGCCACCGCCGACCGGCACAGGGCCGAGGGCTTCGCCCGGCTCGCCCGCGCCAGGGTGCATGTGCCGGGACTGCCACTGCTCTCGCTGATCGAGGTCGAGAAGGTCACCTCGAAGGCCGTCTGCGAGGCGGGCAAGCAGCCGGTGGCCGAGTCGAATCTGCTCGGGCGGGTGCGGGTCCTCGGCAAGAAGGTCACGCTCACCACAGGTGGCACCACCAGGGTCGAGGCGCCGGGAGTCGGTGAGGTGACGCTCGACCTGTCGAAGACGCGCACCACGTCCCGTACGGCCGCCGCCACCGCACTCGAGCTCAAGGTCTCGGTGAACCCGCTCGAGCTCAATGTGGCCGAGGTGGCCGGTACCGTGACCCTGGCCGAGGCGACGTGCGAATCTCCCGAGACGCCCAAGGCCCCCGTCGAGCAGGAGACGCCCGCCGCGGAGAGCCCCGCCGGCCCCGGTGTCGAGGCGCAGTCCGGCTCCGAGCCCGCCAAGGAGAACCTCGCCAAGACCGGCGGCAGCTCCACGACGCGCTACATCGCCGGCGGCGCGGTCGTCCTGCTGGCCTTCGGCGGCGCCGCGATGGTGCTGGCCCGCGCCCGTGCCCGGAGCTGA
- a CDS encoding SAM-dependent methyltransferase: protein MVSDNRSETTSIPYDVPTSARAYGWMLGGKDNYDVDRNFLLSTLPDFPECVDIARQNRQFLFRAVRYLAQEAGIRQFIDMGCGLPTDDNVHQVAQRFVPDASVVYVDIDPIVLAHGRALLADDATTAVITGDMRDQKAILDHPDVDRLIDFSQPVAVLFLSVVHHLSDADDPRRVLRTIFDQAAPGSYLGLSQVVCDDPAWGAEMTAHISGSGVPWQTRTPAELDAFLDGLEPVEPGLVNLVDWRPDPEQPALAPVHEALAPYLGATVLNKRIYEYGGVLRKS from the coding sequence GTGGTCAGTGACAATCGGTCCGAAACGACCTCGATCCCCTACGACGTGCCCACCTCGGCACGCGCCTACGGCTGGATGCTGGGGGGTAAGGACAACTACGACGTCGACCGGAACTTCCTGCTCTCCACGCTGCCGGACTTCCCCGAGTGTGTGGACATCGCCCGGCAGAACCGTCAGTTCCTCTTCCGGGCCGTGCGCTATCTGGCGCAGGAGGCCGGCATCCGGCAGTTCATCGACATGGGCTGCGGGCTGCCGACCGACGACAATGTGCACCAGGTGGCCCAGAGGTTCGTGCCCGATGCCAGTGTGGTCTACGTCGACATCGACCCGATCGTTCTGGCGCACGGCCGGGCGCTGCTCGCCGACGACGCCACCACCGCGGTGATCACCGGCGACATGCGGGACCAGAAGGCGATTCTCGACCATCCCGACGTGGACCGTCTGATCGACTTCAGCCAGCCGGTGGCGGTGCTGTTCCTGTCGGTGGTGCACCACCTCAGCGACGCCGACGACCCCCGCCGGGTTCTTCGGACGATCTTCGACCAGGCGGCACCGGGCAGCTATCTGGGCCTGTCGCAGGTCGTCTGCGACGACCCGGCCTGGGGTGCGGAGATGACCGCGCACATCTCCGGGAGCGGCGTTCCGTGGCAGACCCGCACGCCGGCCGAGCTCGACGCCTTCCTGGACGGGCTGGAGCCGGTCGAGCCGGGACTGGTGAACCTGGTCGACTGGCGCCCCGACCCCGAGCAGCCTGCGCTGGCTCCGGTGCACGAGGCCCTGGCGCCCTACCTCGGCGCAACCGTGCTCAACAAGCGCATCTACGAGTACGGCGGGGTGCTCCGCAAGTCGTAG
- the thpD gene encoding ectoine hydroxylase, which translates to MTTAAVRTDLYPTRGVGEVTTPRQDPVVWSAPGAPGPIVPSDLTGFERDGFLTVDQLIAPEEVALYRGELERLITDPEVRADERSIIEPKSQDVRSVFEVHRLSEIFAGLVRDERVVGRARQILGSDVYVHQSRVNVKPGFGASGFYWHSDFETWHAEDGLPNMRTVSVSIALTENLDTNGGLMIMPGSHKTFLGCAGETPSDNYKKSLQMQDAGIPSDEALTRYADRHGIRLFTGQAGSATWFDCNCMHGSGDNITPYARSNVFIVFNSVENAAVQPFAAPVPRPEFIGARDFTPVR; encoded by the coding sequence ATGACCACCGCCGCTGTACGCACCGACCTCTACCCGACCCGTGGTGTGGGCGAAGTGACCACCCCGCGCCAGGACCCGGTCGTCTGGTCGGCACCGGGTGCGCCCGGGCCGATCGTCCCGTCCGACCTGACGGGCTTCGAGCGGGACGGCTTCCTCACCGTCGACCAGCTCATCGCACCGGAGGAAGTCGCCCTCTACCGCGGGGAGTTGGAGCGACTGATCACCGATCCCGAGGTACGGGCCGACGAACGCTCGATCATTGAGCCGAAGTCCCAGGACGTACGGTCGGTCTTCGAGGTGCACAGGCTCAGCGAGATCTTCGCCGGTCTGGTGCGCGACGAACGGGTGGTGGGCAGAGCCCGGCAGATCCTCGGTTCGGACGTGTACGTCCACCAGTCCCGCGTCAATGTGAAGCCGGGCTTCGGCGCCTCCGGCTTCTACTGGCACTCGGACTTCGAGACCTGGCACGCGGAGGACGGCCTGCCGAACATGCGCACCGTCTCGGTCTCGATCGCGCTGACCGAGAACCTGGACACCAACGGCGGCCTGATGATCATGCCCGGGTCGCACAAGACGTTCCTGGGCTGCGCGGGCGAGACACCGAGCGACAACTACAAGAAGTCGCTGCAGATGCAGGACGCCGGCATCCCGTCGGACGAGGCGCTGACGCGGTACGCCGACCGGCACGGCATCCGGCTCTTCACCGGGCAGGCCGGTTCGGCGACGTGGTTCGACTGCAACTGTATGCACGGCTCCGGGGACAACATCACCCCGTACGCGCGCAGCAATGTCTTCATCGTCTTCAACAGCGTGGAGAACGCGGCGGTGCAGCCTTTCGCGGCGCCGGTGCCGCGCCCGGAGTTCATCGGGGCGCGGGACTTCACTCCCGTGCGGTGA
- the ectB gene encoding diaminobutyrate--2-oxoglutarate transaminase → MTITPPALSVFETLESEVRSYCRNWPAVFDRAQGSYLHDEDGHTYLDFFVGAASLNYGHNNPVLKRALIDYIERDGITQGMDMATTAKRAFLESFENVILRPRDLPYKVMFPGPTGANAIESALKLARKVKGRESIVSFTNGFHGMSLGALAVTGNAFKRAGSGVPLAHATSMPFDNYFDGQVPDFLMFERMLEDQGSGLDKPAAVIVETVQGEGGINVARAEWLRALQDLCHRHDMLLIVDDIQMGCGRTGGFFSFEEAGITPDIVLLSKSISGYGLPMALCLFKPELDIWQPGEHNGTFRGNNPAFVTATAALNTYWADGQMEKQTLARGEQIERAMLAIVDELDGAGVSFRGRGLVWGMEFEDKARATAICHRAFELGLLLETSGPESEVVKLLPALTVTPEELDEGLRILARSVRETA, encoded by the coding sequence ATGACCATCACCCCGCCCGCCCTGAGTGTCTTCGAGACCCTGGAGTCGGAGGTCCGCAGCTACTGCCGCAACTGGCCGGCCGTCTTCGACCGCGCCCAGGGCAGCTACCTCCACGACGAGGACGGACACACCTACCTCGACTTCTTCGTCGGCGCCGCGTCGCTCAACTACGGGCACAACAACCCGGTGCTGAAACGCGCACTGATCGACTACATCGAACGTGACGGCATCACCCAGGGCATGGACATGGCCACCACGGCCAAGCGTGCCTTCCTGGAGTCGTTCGAGAATGTGATCCTGCGGCCGCGCGACCTGCCGTACAAGGTCATGTTCCCCGGCCCGACCGGCGCCAACGCGATCGAGTCGGCGCTCAAGCTCGCCCGCAAGGTGAAGGGGCGCGAGTCCATCGTCTCGTTCACCAACGGCTTCCACGGCATGTCGCTCGGCGCGCTCGCCGTCACCGGCAACGCCTTCAAGCGGGCCGGCTCCGGCGTCCCGCTGGCGCACGCCACCTCGATGCCGTTCGACAACTACTTCGACGGCCAGGTACCCGACTTCCTGATGTTCGAGCGGATGCTCGAGGACCAGGGCTCCGGGCTGGACAAGCCCGCCGCCGTCATCGTCGAGACGGTGCAGGGCGAGGGCGGCATCAATGTTGCCCGCGCCGAGTGGCTGCGTGCGCTCCAGGACCTGTGCCACCGCCACGACATGCTGCTGATCGTCGACGACATCCAGATGGGCTGCGGGCGCACCGGCGGCTTCTTCTCCTTCGAGGAGGCCGGGATCACCCCGGACATCGTCCTGCTGTCGAAGTCCATCAGCGGCTACGGACTGCCCATGGCGCTCTGCCTGTTCAAGCCGGAGCTGGACATCTGGCAGCCGGGCGAGCACAACGGCACCTTCCGGGGCAACAACCCGGCCTTCGTCACCGCCACCGCCGCGCTCAACACCTACTGGGCCGACGGCCAGATGGAGAAGCAGACGCTTGCGCGCGGCGAGCAGATCGAGCGGGCGATGCTGGCCATCGTCGACGAGCTGGACGGGGCCGGCGTGAGCTTCCGGGGCCGCGGCCTGGTGTGGGGCATGGAGTTCGAGGACAAGGCGCGCGCCACGGCGATCTGCCACCGCGCCTTCGAACTGGGGCTGCTGCTGGAGACCTCCGGCCCGGAGAGCGAGGTGGTGAAGCTGCTTCCGGCGCTCACCGTCACCCCCGAGGAGCTGGACGAGGGCCTGCGCATTCTGGCCCGGTCCGTCCGCGAGACCGCCTGA
- a CDS encoding DsbA family oxidoreductase translates to MRVEIWSDIACPWCYIGKARFEKGLAAFAHRAEVEVVHRSFELDPNRARGDIAPVIDMLALKYGRTREEARSMEEHVASNARSEGLGYRTEGRDHGSTFDIHRLLHLARARGRQDALLDLAYRANFAEERSVFDAEILVDLAVEAGLEADEARAVLADEDAYADDVRADEREAAELGATGVPFFVLDRRYGVSGGQPAELFTKALEQAWQGRAITPIGTDAAACDTDGSCEVPQS, encoded by the coding sequence ATGCGCGTCGAGATCTGGAGCGACATCGCCTGTCCCTGGTGCTACATCGGGAAGGCACGCTTCGAGAAGGGACTCGCGGCGTTCGCCCACCGCGCCGAGGTCGAGGTGGTGCACCGCTCCTTCGAACTCGACCCGAACAGGGCCAGGGGCGACATCGCCCCGGTGATCGACATGCTGGCGCTGAAGTACGGACGTACCCGCGAGGAAGCCCGGTCCATGGAGGAGCACGTCGCCTCCAACGCGCGCTCCGAGGGGCTCGGCTACCGCACCGAGGGGCGTGATCACGGCAGCACCTTCGACATTCACCGGCTGCTGCACCTGGCCAGGGCCCGCGGCCGTCAGGACGCGCTGCTGGACCTCGCCTACCGGGCGAACTTCGCCGAGGAGCGGTCCGTCTTCGACGCCGAGATCCTCGTCGACCTCGCGGTCGAGGCCGGTCTGGAGGCCGACGAGGCCCGGGCGGTCCTCGCCGACGAGGACGCGTACGCCGACGACGTACGGGCCGACGAGCGCGAGGCCGCCGAGCTGGGGGCGACCGGGGTGCCGTTCTTCGTCCTCGACCGCCGCTACGGGGTCTCGGGCGGACAGCCGGCCGAGCTGTTCACCAAGGCGCTGGAGCAGGCATGGCAGGGCCGGGCGATCACCCCGATCGGCACGGACGCCGCGGCCTGCGACACCGACGGCTCGTGCGAGGTTCCGCAGAGCTGA
- a CDS encoding ectoine synthase, translating into MIVRSFSDIENTERHVKASSGTWESKRIVLAKEKVGFSLHETVLYAGTETSMWYANHIEAVLCVEGEAELTNDETGETHWIEPGTMYLLDGHERHTMRPKTDFRCVCVFNPPVTGREDHDENGVYPLLTEEG; encoded by the coding sequence GTGATCGTCCGATCGTTCAGTGACATCGAGAACACCGAGCGCCATGTGAAGGCCTCGTCCGGCACCTGGGAGAGCAAGCGCATCGTGCTCGCCAAGGAGAAGGTCGGCTTCTCGCTCCACGAGACCGTGCTCTACGCGGGTACGGAGACGTCGATGTGGTACGCGAACCACATCGAGGCCGTGCTCTGTGTGGAGGGTGAGGCCGAGCTCACCAACGACGAGACCGGCGAGACGCACTGGATCGAGCCCGGCACGATGTATCTGCTGGACGGCCATGAGCGCCACACCATGCGCCCCAAGACCGACTTCCGCTGTGTCTGCGTCTTCAACCCGCCCGTGACCGGACGGGAGGACCACGATGAGAACGGCGTCTACCCGCTGTTGACCGAGGAGGGCTGA
- a CDS encoding amidohydrolase family protein has protein sequence MSDHTVLHIRGRVLLGPEEARDELWVVDGRITYDRPRAEAVGVTGWALPGLVDAHCHVGLDHHGAVDEATSEKQALTDRDAGTLLIRDAGSPADTRWTDDRADLPKIIRAGRHIARTRRYIRNFAHEIEPEDLVAYVAQEARRGDGWVKLVGDWIDRDAGDLTACWPRGAVEAAIAEAHRLGARVTAHCFAEAALRDLVEAGIDCIEHATGLTEDTIPLFAERGVAIVPTLVNIATFPDLAAGGEARFPDWSAHMRRLYERRYDTVRAAYDAGIKVFVGTDAGGSLAHGLVAAEVAELVKAGIPPVQALSATTWGAREWLGRPALEEGAPADLVVYDDDPRADVRALAAPRRVILNGRVLG, from the coding sequence ATGAGCGATCACACGGTGCTGCACATCAGGGGGCGGGTGCTCCTCGGTCCCGAGGAAGCGAGGGACGAGCTGTGGGTGGTGGACGGCAGGATCACCTACGACCGGCCGCGCGCCGAAGCGGTCGGCGTCACCGGCTGGGCGCTGCCCGGCCTGGTCGACGCGCACTGCCATGTCGGGCTCGACCACCATGGCGCGGTCGACGAGGCGACCAGCGAGAAGCAGGCGCTCACCGACCGGGACGCGGGCACACTGCTCATCCGGGACGCCGGATCGCCGGCCGATACCCGCTGGACAGACGACCGCGCGGATCTGCCGAAGATCATCAGGGCGGGCCGTCATATCGCGCGTACCCGGCGTTACATCCGTAACTTCGCGCACGAGATCGAGCCGGAGGACCTGGTCGCCTACGTCGCGCAGGAGGCGCGGCGCGGCGACGGCTGGGTCAAGCTCGTCGGAGACTGGATCGACCGTGACGCGGGGGATCTGACCGCCTGCTGGCCGCGCGGCGCAGTGGAGGCGGCGATCGCCGAGGCGCACCGGCTGGGCGCGCGGGTGACCGCGCACTGCTTCGCCGAGGCCGCGCTGCGTGACCTGGTCGAGGCGGGCATCGACTGCATCGAGCACGCCACCGGGCTCACCGAGGACACGATCCCGCTCTTCGCGGAGCGAGGTGTCGCTATCGTCCCGACGCTGGTCAACATCGCCACGTTCCCCGACCTCGCGGCGGGCGGCGAGGCCAGGTTCCCCGACTGGTCGGCCCATATGCGCCGGCTGTACGAGCGCCGTTACGACACCGTGCGTGCGGCGTACGACGCCGGCATCAAGGTCTTCGTCGGCACGGACGCGGGCGGCTCGCTGGCCCACGGACTGGTGGCGGCCGAGGTGGCGGAGCTGGTCAAGGCCGGTATCCCGCCGGTCCAGGCCCTGTCGGCGACGACCTGGGGGGCGAGGGAGTGGCTGGGGCGTCCGGCGCTCGAGGAGGGTGCACCGGCGGATCTGGTGGTCTACGACGACGATCCACGGGCGGATGTCAGGGCGCTGGCGGCGCCTCGGCGGGTAATCCTGAACGGCCGCGTGCTCGGCTGA
- a CDS encoding alanine--glyoxylate aminotransferase family protein, with protein MTHPLLDLAPLTAAHFAAVERRVAALLDTEQDVVIMQGEALLPLEGCIRGGARPGSTALNVITGPYGQTFGNWLRDCGANVVDLEVPFHTAVRAAQVEQALAAHPEIDFVSLVHAEAATGNTNPVAEIGKVVRAHGALFMLDAVASVGAEPLLPDVWGVDLCVIGAQKAMGGPAGVSAVSVSERAWERFAANPAAPRRSYLSLLDWKERWIDGDRKALLHAPAQLEMLALEACMERIEAEGLDTLMSRHASAAAATRAGASALGGGLEPYVDEARDAAPVATTLRTPAGVDASELVAKALEADPSLPLIAGGGALAKEMIRVNHYGVDATRGTVQSSLAALGAALAETGAAGAASAAGASVVDLEAARRAVTEAWR; from the coding sequence GTGACGCACCCCCTCCTCGACCTGGCCCCGCTGACCGCCGCGCACTTCGCGGCCGTCGAGCGCCGCGTGGCCGCGCTTCTCGACACCGAGCAGGACGTGGTGATCATGCAGGGCGAGGCGCTGCTTCCCCTTGAGGGCTGCATCCGCGGCGGCGCCCGGCCCGGCTCGACCGCACTGAACGTGATCACCGGCCCGTACGGGCAGACCTTCGGCAACTGGCTGCGCGACTGCGGGGCGAACGTCGTCGACCTCGAGGTCCCCTTCCACACCGCGGTGAGGGCGGCCCAGGTGGAACAGGCGCTGGCCGCGCACCCGGAGATCGACTTCGTCTCCCTGGTGCACGCCGAGGCGGCGACCGGGAACACCAATCCGGTCGCGGAGATCGGCAAGGTGGTCCGGGCGCACGGCGCGCTGTTCATGCTGGACGCGGTGGCGTCGGTGGGCGCCGAGCCGTTGCTGCCGGACGTCTGGGGCGTGGACCTGTGCGTCATCGGCGCGCAGAAGGCGATGGGCGGCCCGGCCGGGGTGTCCGCGGTGTCGGTCAGCGAGCGCGCCTGGGAGCGGTTCGCCGCCAACCCGGCCGCGCCCCGGCGTTCGTACCTCTCCCTCCTCGACTGGAAGGAGCGCTGGATCGACGGCGACCGCAAGGCGCTGCTGCACGCCCCCGCCCAGTTGGAGATGCTGGCCCTGGAGGCGTGCATGGAGCGCATCGAGGCGGAGGGTCTCGACACGTTGATGTCCCGCCACGCCTCGGCCGCGGCGGCCACGCGGGCGGGCGCGTCGGCGCTCGGCGGCGGCCTTGAGCCGTACGTCGACGAGGCGCGGGACGCGGCCCCGGTGGCCACAACGCTGCGTACCCCGGCCGGAGTCGACGCCTCCGAGCTGGTCGCGAAGGCGCTCGAGGCCGATCCGTCGCTGCCGCTGATCGCGGGCGGCGGGGCACTGGCCAAGGAGATGATCCGGGTCAATCACTACGGCGTGGACGCCACGCGGGGCACGGTCCAGTCCTCGCTCGCCGCGCTGGGCGCGGCACTCGCCGAGACGGGCGCGGCAGGGGCAGCGAGCGCGGCGGGCGCCTCGGTGGTGGATCTGGAGGCGGCCCGGCGGGCGGTCACCGAGGCCTGGCGCTGA
- a CDS encoding DUF1349 domain-containing protein yields the protein MTDPINLPELPFPLRPYGPEAHWTYEKGTLTGWAGARQDRFVPPAGEALEPASDAPRLLGAPEGDFQLISRVTVGFGAAFDAGLLYLHVGEREWAKLCLELSPDKPTICTVVTRGHSDDANSFVVDGDTAWLRISRTGKTFAFHASTDGERWTFVRIFALGTEEEAGAALVGFMGQSPVGEGCVVTFDGIEYRPSWPEGLRDGS from the coding sequence GTGACCGACCCGATCAACCTGCCCGAACTGCCCTTCCCGCTGCGTCCGTACGGCCCCGAGGCCCACTGGACGTACGAGAAGGGGACACTGACCGGCTGGGCGGGAGCCCGGCAGGACCGATTCGTCCCACCCGCGGGCGAGGCACTGGAACCCGCCTCCGACGCGCCGCGCCTGCTCGGCGCGCCGGAGGGCGATTTCCAGCTCATCTCGCGGGTCACCGTCGGCTTCGGCGCGGCCTTCGACGCCGGGCTGCTCTATCTGCACGTCGGTGAGCGGGAGTGGGCCAAGCTCTGCCTGGAGCTCTCCCCGGACAAGCCCACCATCTGCACGGTCGTCACCCGAGGTCACTCCGACGATGCCAATTCCTTCGTGGTCGACGGCGACACCGCATGGCTGCGGATCAGCCGCACCGGCAAGACCTTCGCCTTCCACGCCTCGACGGACGGCGAGCGGTGGACCTTCGTACGGATCTTCGCGCTGGGGACCGAGGAGGAGGCCGGGGCCGCACTCGTCGGCTTCATGGGGCAGTCGCCGGTGGGCGAGGGGTGCGTGGTGACGTTCGACGGGATCGAGTACCGCCCGAGCTGGCCCGAAGGGCTGCGCGACGGCAGCTGA
- a CDS encoding aminotransferase class V-fold PLP-dependent enzyme — METMGGAEFAPDKTYLNTAACGLLPRRTVGAVTALAEELAAGRPGGAGDFSAVTATRQSFARLVGVDEERVAVGGSVSVHVGLIAASLPPGAEVLFPEGEYASVITPFTVRGDLELRYVPLEGLAGAVRPGTALVAFSSVQSADGRIADLPAVRAAAAAHGARTLVDASQSAGWLPLDAGAWDFTVTGGFKFLLCPRGVSFLTLTEDAQVSVPPAHAGTFASEVLWGTTYGPVEELARSARRFDEPPAFLSYHGAQQSLALLEETGIDAVHAHDTALARRFRDGVAGLGHDPVPGESAIVAVPGLGHRVPELARAGVVVSERAGHLRAAFHLYNSAADVDRCLDVLSG, encoded by the coding sequence ATGGAGACCATGGGCGGCGCCGAGTTCGCGCCGGACAAGACGTATCTGAACACCGCCGCCTGCGGGCTGCTGCCGCGCCGGACGGTCGGGGCCGTGACGGCGCTTGCCGAGGAGCTCGCCGCGGGCCGGCCCGGCGGCGCGGGTGACTTCTCGGCCGTGACCGCCACCCGGCAGTCCTTCGCGCGCCTCGTCGGCGTGGACGAGGAGCGGGTGGCCGTCGGCGGTTCGGTCTCGGTGCATGTCGGGCTGATCGCGGCCTCGCTGCCGCCCGGCGCGGAGGTCCTCTTCCCGGAGGGCGAGTACGCATCGGTCATCACCCCCTTCACCGTGCGCGGCGACCTCGAACTGCGCTATGTGCCGCTGGAGGGGCTCGCCGGAGCGGTGCGCCCGGGTACCGCGCTGGTGGCCTTCTCCTCCGTGCAGTCCGCCGACGGGCGGATCGCCGATCTGCCGGCGGTACGCGCCGCGGCGGCCGCGCACGGCGCCCGTACGCTCGTCGACGCCAGTCAGTCGGCCGGCTGGCTGCCGCTGGACGCGGGCGCCTGGGACTTCACGGTCACCGGTGGCTTCAAGTTTCTGCTCTGCCCGCGCGGCGTCTCCTTCCTCACGCTGACGGAGGACGCCCAGGTGTCCGTGCCGCCGGCCCACGCCGGGACCTTCGCCTCCGAGGTGCTGTGGGGGACCACCTACGGGCCGGTGGAGGAACTCGCCCGTTCCGCCCGCCGTTTCGACGAACCTCCGGCGTTCCTCTCGTACCACGGGGCGCAGCAGTCACTGGCGCTGCTGGAGGAGACCGGCATCGACGCGGTGCATGCCCACGACACCGCGCTCGCCCGGCGCTTCAGGGACGGTGTGGCCGGGCTGGGCCACGACCCGGTGCCGGGTGAGTCCGCGATCGTCGCCGTGCCGGGGCTCGGTCACCGTGTCCCGGAGCTGGCCCGCGCGGGCGTCGTCGTGTCGGAACGGGCAGGCCATCTGCGGGCCGCGTTCCACCTCTACAACTCCGCCGCCGATGTGGACCGGTGCCTCGACGTCCTGTCCGGCTGA
- a CDS encoding MFS transporter, with product MLSGKLANRYGPRLPMLLGQLVAAAGLLLLLPVNADTPPLWLALLLIPLAVGVGTALPPLTAAMLEAVPAERAGLAAGVLNAARQTASGLGVAVFGALVADGFAAGMRTSLLISAGLLTATALATLLRLPRRQ from the coding sequence GTGCTCTCCGGCAAGCTGGCGAACCGCTACGGGCCCCGGCTGCCCATGCTCCTGGGCCAGTTGGTCGCGGCCGCGGGTCTGCTGCTTCTGCTTCCGGTCAACGCGGACACTCCTCCGCTGTGGCTCGCACTGCTGCTGATTCCACTGGCCGTAGGGGTTGGCACCGCCCTGCCGCCCCTCACCGCGGCCATGCTGGAGGCGGTTCCGGCGGAGCGGGCGGGACTCGCGGCGGGCGTGCTCAACGCCGCCCGTCAGACGGCGAGCGGGCTGGGTGTGGCGGTGTTCGGCGCGCTGGTGGCCGACGGCTTCGCAGCCGGTATGCGCACAAGTCTGCTGATCAGCGCAGGGCTGCTGACGGCCACGGCACTGGCGACGCTGCTCCGGCTGCCGCGCCGGCAGTGA
- the ectA gene encoding diaminobutyrate acetyltransferase: MTAAQKDLVRAAPSEFLEIDTPRVEDGAAIWRIARDSKVLDLNSSYSYLLWCRDFAATSVVARGAEGEPIAFVTGYIRPERPEALVVWQVAVDQEHRGRGLAGVLLDALTAKVAGSRGVREIETTITPDNTASDRLFTSYAQRHGAQLEREVLFDAGLFPEEAHQPEVLYRISPLSV; encoded by the coding sequence ATGACCGCCGCACAGAAAGACCTTGTACGAGCCGCCCCCAGCGAATTCCTGGAGATAGACACCCCACGAGTGGAGGACGGAGCCGCGATCTGGCGCATCGCCCGCGACTCCAAGGTCCTGGACCTGAACTCCTCGTACAGCTATCTGCTGTGGTGTCGCGACTTCGCCGCCACCTCCGTGGTGGCGCGCGGTGCCGAGGGAGAGCCGATCGCCTTCGTCACCGGCTACATCCGTCCTGAGCGTCCGGAGGCACTGGTCGTCTGGCAGGTCGCCGTCGACCAGGAGCACCGCGGCCGGGGCCTGGCCGGCGTCCTGCTGGACGCCCTGACCGCCAAGGTCGCCGGCAGCCGTGGGGTCCGCGAGATCGAGACGACCATCACCCCGGACAACACCGCATCCGATCGCCTCTTCACCTCGTACGCGCAGCGCCACGGAGCACAGCTGGAGCGCGAAGTCCTCTTCGACGCAGGGCTGTTCCCCGAGGAAGCGCACCAGCCGGAAGTGCTGTACCGCATCAGCCCCCTCTCCGTCTGA